The following are encoded in a window of Longimicrobiaceae bacterium genomic DNA:
- a CDS encoding S9 family peptidase, producing MRSFRGAAITGLIMVATVAAGTLQAQNPVTVERIFASDDFQLRSVSLEWMPNGNDFLTIEEAESGQGSDLWVEGIRTGTRSRLAEAPALAVGDSVPPTVAGVTWSPDGTRMLLFTNAQRVWRLATRGTYLVYEPATGRVIPVDPNSAGRQMFAKFSPDGTRVGFVRDNDLYVTDLNTGQVHRLTTDGSDVIINGTTDWVYEEELDLRDAWRWSPDGNRIAFWQFDQSPVETFYMIDQTSLYARPIPLRYPKAGTSNSRVRIGVIDLATGETTWVNAGDDPQAYLARMDFAASPTEVAIQRLNRTQNQVDVLLADVTTGKSRVILSETAPSWLDVNDDLLWIRDGQQFLWLSERDGFNHIYLYDRSGRLVRQVTRGNWEVVAIEGLDEDEEWVYFTAANPTPAELQLFRARLQDGRLQRISTEPGSHSIEMSPDGSIYLDAYSRNGVPPVYRLHEADGDLIRVLEDNSRVADNLVAAGATPPSFFSFITSDGVRLNGWMIRPPDFDPMKKYPVLLYAYGGPGSQTVTDAWQGSRYLWHQALAAEGYIVVSVDNRGTGGRGRDFKNLVYMDLGHWEANDQIEAARYLASLPYVDAERIGMWGWSYGGYLTALTLMKGGGLFRAGISVAPVTDWHLYDTIYTERYMRTPQENPEGYRKSAPLNHAGSLESDFLLIHGTGDDNVHFQNSVLLANRLQAENKQFDFMLYPNQTHAISDSSLHLFTLMTRWLRDHL from the coding sequence ATGAGGTCGTTCAGGGGGGCGGCGATCACGGGACTGATCATGGTCGCCACCGTCGCTGCCGGGACGCTCCAGGCGCAGAACCCGGTCACCGTCGAGCGGATCTTCGCGAGCGACGACTTCCAGCTCCGGAGTGTGTCTCTCGAGTGGATGCCAAACGGCAACGATTTCCTCACCATCGAGGAGGCGGAGTCGGGGCAGGGCAGCGACCTGTGGGTGGAAGGGATTCGCACCGGCACGCGTAGCCGTCTCGCCGAGGCGCCGGCGCTGGCCGTTGGGGACAGCGTCCCGCCCACGGTGGCGGGAGTTACCTGGTCGCCCGACGGCACCCGGATGCTGCTTTTCACCAACGCCCAGCGGGTGTGGCGACTGGCCACACGCGGCACTTACCTGGTCTACGAGCCAGCCACCGGCCGTGTCATCCCGGTCGACCCGAACTCCGCCGGCCGGCAGATGTTCGCGAAGTTCTCGCCGGATGGCACGCGTGTGGGGTTCGTGCGCGACAACGACCTCTATGTCACGGACCTGAACACCGGCCAGGTGCACCGCCTGACCACCGACGGCAGCGACGTCATCATCAACGGGACTACCGACTGGGTCTACGAGGAAGAGCTCGACCTGCGAGACGCGTGGCGCTGGAGCCCCGATGGGAACCGGATCGCCTTCTGGCAGTTCGATCAGAGTCCCGTCGAGACCTTCTACATGATCGACCAGACGTCGCTCTACGCCCGGCCGATCCCCCTGCGCTACCCGAAGGCCGGCACCTCCAACTCACGGGTTCGGATCGGCGTCATCGATCTCGCGACCGGCGAGACCACCTGGGTCAACGCAGGTGACGACCCGCAAGCCTATCTGGCCCGCATGGACTTCGCCGCCTCCCCGACCGAGGTCGCCATCCAGCGGTTGAATCGTACGCAGAACCAGGTCGACGTTCTGCTAGCGGACGTGACCACCGGGAAGAGCCGGGTGATTCTCAGCGAGACCGCGCCTTCCTGGCTGGATGTGAACGACGACCTCCTCTGGATTCGTGACGGGCAGCAGTTCCTCTGGTTGAGCGAGCGGGACGGCTTCAATCACATCTATCTCTACGATCGGAGCGGCAGGCTCGTGCGCCAGGTCACCCGCGGCAACTGGGAGGTGGTGGCGATCGAGGGGTTGGACGAGGACGAGGAGTGGGTCTACTTCACCGCCGCCAACCCCACACCCGCGGAGCTCCAGCTCTTCCGTGCTCGTCTGCAGGATGGCCGGCTGCAGCGAATCTCTACCGAGCCGGGCAGCCATTCGATCGAAATGTCACCCGACGGCTCGATCTACCTGGACGCGTATTCGCGCAACGGCGTCCCACCTGTCTACCGACTTCACGAGGCGGATGGTGACCTCATCCGGGTTCTGGAGGACAACTCACGGGTGGCCGACAACCTCGTGGCCGCGGGTGCGACGCCCCCCTCGTTCTTCAGCTTCATCACCTCCGACGGAGTGCGCCTCAACGGCTGGATGATTCGTCCCCCGGACTTCGACCCGATGAAGAAGTATCCGGTCCTGCTGTATGCCTACGGCGGGCCGGGATCGCAGACGGTGACCGATGCCTGGCAAGGGTCTCGTTATCTCTGGCATCAGGCGCTGGCGGCGGAGGGATACATCGTCGTCAGCGTGGACAATCGCGGGACCGGAGGACGTGGCCGCGACTTCAAGAACCTGGTCTACATGGACCTGGGCCACTGGGAGGCCAACGATCAGATCGAGGCGGCACGCTATCTCGCCAGCCTCCCCTACGTGGACGCCGAGCGCATCGGGATGTGGGGGTGGAGCTACGGCGGATATCTCACCGCGCTGACGCTGATGAAGGGGGGCGGCCTCTTCCGCGCCGGAATTTCTGTCGCTCCGGTGACCGACTGGCACCTGTACGACACGATCTACACCGAGCGCTATATGCGCACGCCTCAGGAAAACCCGGAAGGGTATCGGAAGAGTGCTCCGCTGAACCACGCGGGATCGCTGGAGAGCGATTTCCTGCTCATACACGGCACCGGCGACGACAACGTCCACTTCCAGAACAGCGTGCTGCTGGCGAATCGCTTGCAGGCCGAGAACAAGCAGTTCGATTTCATGCTCTACCCGAACCAGACGCACGCGATCTCCGACTCGTCGCTACACCTCTTCACCCTGATGACCCGCTGGCTGCGCGATCACCTCTGA
- a CDS encoding DoxX family protein, with amino-acid sequence MTFMSRFADEALGVLRIVAGLLFMQHGVQKLFGWLGGFGGTPGGTAELFSLMGLAGVLETFGGLLIVLGLLTRPVAFILAGEMVVAYFMAHLRNGFFPIQNGGEPAVLYCFIYLALLANGPGAFSIDRAMNREPAAVRSATEGVH; translated from the coding sequence ATGACGTTTATGTCTCGCTTTGCCGATGAGGCGCTCGGTGTGCTCAGGATCGTGGCGGGTCTGCTCTTCATGCAGCATGGCGTGCAGAAGCTCTTCGGGTGGCTAGGCGGCTTCGGCGGTACACCCGGTGGGACCGCGGAGCTCTTTTCTTTGATGGGCCTGGCGGGAGTCCTGGAGACCTTCGGGGGACTTCTGATCGTACTCGGCCTCCTGACCCGCCCGGTCGCCTTTATCCTCGCCGGCGAGATGGTGGTAGCCTATTTCATGGCGCACCTGCGGAACGGGTTCTTCCCCATCCAGAACGGGGGAGAGCCCGCGGTGCTCTACTGCTTCATCTACCTCGCGCTTCTCGCCAATGGCCCCGGGGCGTTCAGCATCGATCGCGCGATGAACCGCGAGCCCGCAGCCGTGCGCTCCGCGACCGAGGGCGTGCACTGA
- a CDS encoding YceI family protein encodes MCGERFVDFNKETEMTEMAQAKATGTTQWAIDPAHTLVEFSAKHMMITTVKGGFREVSGTIHADERNPDHSWVEVEIGAASIDTGVEDRDNHLRSADFLEVEKYPTIRFRSRAVRGAFASPGDQFQLVGDLTIKDVTREVTLDVVYEGRGKDPWGGERVSFSASGSIDRRDFGLTWNQALETGGVLVSNQIKLSIEVQAVLQD; translated from the coding sequence ATGTGCGGAGAAAGGTTCGTGGACTTCAACAAGGAGACGGAGATGACGGAGATGGCGCAGGCGAAAGCAACCGGGACGACCCAGTGGGCCATTGATCCGGCTCACACGCTGGTTGAATTCTCGGCGAAGCATATGATGATCACCACCGTCAAGGGTGGTTTCCGCGAGGTGTCGGGCACGATCCACGCAGACGAACGGAACCCGGACCACTCGTGGGTAGAGGTCGAGATCGGTGCGGCCAGCATTGATACCGGGGTGGAGGATCGGGACAACCACCTCCGCTCGGCCGACTTCCTGGAGGTCGAGAAGTATCCGACCATCCGCTTCCGGAGCCGTGCCGTACGCGGGGCGTTCGCATCCCCGGGCGATCAGTTCCAGTTGGTGGGCGATCTCACGATCAAGGACGTGACTCGCGAGGTGACCCTCGACGTGGTCTACGAGGGACGCGGGAAGGACCCGTGGGGTGGCGAGCGCGTCAGCTTCAGCGCCAGCGGCAGCATCGACCGCCGGGACTTCGGCCTCACCTGGAACCAGGCGCTGGAGACCGGAGGCGTGTTGGTGAGCAACCAGATCAAGCTCTCCATCGAGGTTCAGGCGGTTCTCCAGGACTGA
- a CDS encoding MarR family transcriptional regulator yields the protein MIDLSDSPDRSEREDVSRALALKLWVVLARATSSVEAHLHANVAAEGLTLTEFGILEVLYHKGPLLLGEVQKRILVSSGGVTYLVDRLEEKGLVERRACPEDRRARYAALTPAGEALIARIFPAHAELIEELMSPLTAEEQRQAVDLLRRLGRAAAERPVS from the coding sequence ATGATTGACCTGAGCGACTCACCGGATCGGAGCGAGCGGGAAGACGTCTCGCGGGCGCTGGCCCTGAAGTTGTGGGTGGTGCTGGCGCGGGCCACCAGTTCGGTGGAAGCCCACCTGCACGCCAACGTGGCCGCCGAGGGGCTCACCCTCACCGAGTTCGGCATACTGGAGGTGCTCTACCACAAGGGCCCGCTCCTGCTCGGCGAAGTACAGAAGCGCATCCTGGTCTCGAGTGGGGGGGTCACCTACCTCGTGGACCGGCTCGAGGAGAAGGGTCTGGTGGAGCGGCGGGCCTGTCCGGAGGACCGCAGGGCGCGGTACGCCGCGCTCACCCCCGCGGGCGAGGCCCTGATCGCGCGGATCTTCCCCGCGCACGCCGAGCTCATCGAGGAGCTGATGAGCCCGCTGACAGCTGAGGAGCAGCGCCAGGCCGTCGATCTGTTGAGACGGCTCGGGCGCGCGGCGGCAGAACGACCCGTGTCGTAA